Genomic DNA from Nitratidesulfovibrio vulgaris str. Hildenborough:
CTCGTGCCTGATGATGCAGGCCACCAGTGCAGGCAGCACACGTGCCACGTCCACTGCTTCGTCGGGTCGCACGCCAAGCCTGTCGGCCACGTGCATGACGTAGGCGTCGGTGTCGTTCTCGGAAGGTGGGGCCCAGCGCGTGATGATCTGGCGTATGGTCTTGAGACCGTGCTTGCGCTGGTAGTTCAGCAGAATGACGCCCATGGCACGGATGCCGTACTCAGGGGTCGAAAAGGTGCAGAAGTCGGGGTCTGGCTGCTCCGGCGTCAGTCCCTTCCACTGGTCACTGTGCCGGATGTTGCCGGGATTGTTGTTACGGATGCCGCGCGGAATGGCCATGGCTACGCTCCTGTTTGAGAGAAGCGTAGAACGATGGGGTGGGGGAAAGGCAAGGAAGGCAGGCTTGGAAACGGGGGTTTACAAGCAAAAAGCCTCGGTTCAAACCGAGGCGCTTCCGTACAAAGGCAGGTGGAGGGTCAAAGGCAATCCTGTACTTTTGACATTATGATGATAACCCTGCTTTTTTCAAACTCTGTTTGGCTTGAGGGCTAGCAAATGTTTCACGTAACAGAGAAAGAACTTCAGAGATTTTTGCGTCACTCAATCTGCCGCTCACTCGGCGAATGATTTTTTTATGCACGGTTGCCAAGCGAACAGGCCGAACGTACGAAGGTTCGTAGATTAAATTCCCATTTTCAATGTCTTTGCTGGTAATTTCAATGCAATCCTCAAAATTTGACTTCCTTTTGGTAATCATGCAAACCAGCACATCATCGCCCATAACTTGAGCCACGATAAGTGTCGGACGATCTTTTGTTTCAGACATGTCTGTCGCGGGGAAATCACAATAAACAATATCCCCGACGGAGTAATTACACGAGGTTTTATCCATGGCTCGCAAGAAAAGTTTCGGCAGACAACGTAGTACAAACGTCTGTCAGTTTTTCAATTTCATCAAGCTCTTCTAAATACTCAATGAAAAGATTATGCTCCCTCCCTGTCACGTTGCGATACGCTTGGGAGAACTGCACAAAGCGTTTTTCATCCTTTGCAGCGAAAGCCCACTGTACGAGAGAGCCGAGCACTTTTTCGTCGCCTTTTATGCTATCATATATAGTCATTATGAGGTTGATTGCATCCAAGAATTGTCCTGCATAGGACATTGAAACGGCGTAATTCAAAATCAAAACATCTTCCTGCACAAATTGAAGTGAGCGCTTATGGTACTTGTGCATCAAGTCCCATTGCCCACGCGCAGCCGCAACACTTCCCAAAGCTGAAAGTCCCACGGGCACATTAAGATTCTGTAAATCGGTAGCCTTTTTTTGGATGTCGCGCAGCTTTCTCGCCAAAGACAGCTCATCAGTCTTTGAATGAACTACAACGTTCAATTCGCCTATTATGTCGTTAAACATAGAGATATGTGCGGGCAACGGCTGGGAATGCATAGGTAATCCTCAAAGGGCTAGATATCCAGCGTGTAGCCTTCTGCCCTATATTCACTAATACACAAAAAAAAACAACCCCGCCGGGGCTAAACGAACAATGAGGACGTATCACCTAGAACACCTGCCCGGCAAAGTCAATTTGGACGCCGAATCGACTCCGCTAGCAGTCGAATTCCACCTTACCCATGCGCAATGGGGTTCCCTGCGCGTGCCGGTGGCGCCACAGCCGGGGCAAACGTAGTCTGCATCTCGATCGTCCGGGCCGTAAACACGGGAAAACCTGAACCGAAGTTGAGTCCCGCAATCCGGGCACAATGGAGCCCACGAAGGCCTCGCCATTCTTAGCGTCCTCCTTCCATGAAGGCCGCCACGTCGAACCCTTCGTAGGTCTCAACCACTCGTATCGGAAATCCCTCATCGGGGAAGAAGGGCTGCACGAAGTAGTTGTGGAACCATGTGCAGGCTGTCAGCAGGTGATCGTCCCACCAACGTACGCCCAGCAGGGAAGGGCCGTGCTGCTCACCCTCGATGCCATACCAGCAGGTGGCGAAGTACACGCGGACTTTTGCCGTTGCCCATTCGGGATGGCTAGAACCGCTCATATTCCCACGCTCCTCCTTTGCCTGCTTTGACAGCCACGAACGTGAACCACGGCTTCTGCTTGGCTGCGACCTTGATTTTGACTCGGGCATCGTCCTCCCAATGCCCTTTGACCTCGTGGAGTTCCACGCTTCCATCCGCGCAGATGACGAGGAAGTCCGGGGTGTAGAACGTCTTTTCCGCAAGTCTCAGTTTGACCCCTTCGTAGTCCCATCCCACGATGTGCCCGGCCAGCATCAGCCCCTCCAAGTGCTCGGCGTAGCGCGCTTCGGTCTTGTTCATGCCCTCGGTGCGGTAGCTGCGCCCAGAAGAGGGGAGCCGCCCCTTTGCGCGTGAGTGGCTTACTCGGGACTGTGTTCCGTGCCGTACGTGTTGAGGCTGTGGGCGCAACAGTGGGCGGGAGCCTTCTTGGGCCTGCTTGCGGCTCCATGCTTCAAGCCCTCCGGCCGCGCGGATCTCTGCCGAGGTGGCGGTGATGGTCACTGATCTCTCCTTTCCGTGCCGCGGTCGCGTTCGCGTTGCCTGTTGAGCCAAGCCCTTGCCTGTTCTCGGTTGAAGGCCATCTGCTCCTCGAACGGCAGGTGTGGTTCTGGCAATGCTAGCCGACGGGACGCATCAAACTCCGCGATGGCTTTGCAGGCGGCGATGGCGTCAGCTATCGAGGGGAACCACCTCGATGTCCTGCGGTGGCGGCGTATGGCCCTCGTGATGACTTCCGGCGAGAAGTGGGCCAGATCCTCCAGCCATAGGGCAGCCATGCCCATGACTTGCTCCTCCGTTACCCCCGATCCGGGATAGGCCAGGGTACAATCCGCCAGTGCGTCCACGATCGCCTGTAGCCTCAGCCGCTGGGCGTCCTGTGGCCTTTCCGAGTATCTCGTCGACATTGAGTCCCCTCCGTGCTGCTACGTTGCGTGCGAGTAAGTCCCTTGTGCGCGATGCCTTCTGTGCTTGCGTGGCGACGCGTGGCCCGTCCCGCTGTGGGGGCGTCTGCACCTCGGGTTCGGCTTTCCACAACTGCCGGGCGATGAAGTTGCCGAGGGATGGCGCGAATCGTCGTGGGACGTCGCTGTCCCATTGGCCAGACGCCTCCCATCGGTCGATGGCAGCGTAGATCGCGCTTTGTCCGGGCCATGAGCGTGAGGCGAGTGCTGCGCGGTACTCTTTGAAGCCGTCCATGGGGCCACCGACGCGGCCATGGGCGTTGTAGTACGCTCGCAGCTCCTGCCATTCGAGCGAGGGCATGCTCTCCTCCGGGCCATCAGGCGGCGGCGGGGAGGCAGAGGTGTCGAGGGGGGCTTCGGGCGTTTCGGAACCGTCCTCGCGCGTGCGCGCGTAAGAGAGAGAATCTTCTCTTACGTAAGTAGGAGCAGGAGTACTACGATCCGTAGTACGGTCGTTGTACGCCGTACCTTCGTCGTACGTACGGCGTACATACGGCGTACCTGAGGCGTACATTTGGTACTCGGACGCGGAAATTCCCTTGTATCCGTCGGCCTTTAGCGCAGCAGCTGTTTCCGGGGCCGTGCGAGCGAGTCGAGATAGCCGGGCTGCATCGCTTCGGTCGTCAGCCTGAGCGGCCCAAGAGTTGTGCTCCTGCCAGTCATGGAGTTCCCATGTCCCTTCCTCGCCATCGAGGAATCGCCCGTGAAGCTCGGCTACCAAGGCTCCTTCGTCTCCGAGCCAGTCTGCGGCAAGCTCTACGTCGAGTGCATCCATGCCGCTGAGGTTGCCATCTGGCCTGTTCTGAGCCGCCCACATCCACAAGATCTGCAGCGAGCGGACGCCTTCCAGTCCGCAGCGCCGAGCCAATCGCTTGACCTTGGGGTGTGACCAAAACCCGACCGAAAGTCTGATGTCGGTGTTCATGACGCGTCCCTTTCAGAGGGTGAGAGGGTATCCGTAGAATTCGTACCGAAAGCGTACATACGGTCGTAGTACGATCGTAGTACGGTCGTACTTACGTGCTGTGGGTTGTCTGCCATGGCTGACCCTCGCATACCGCGCTGGTGATTTCCGGAAGCTGTGCAAGCTGTGGACGCTTTCTGGTTTTTGATTTGCGTATTGAGGGTGGACTGGATGCGCTCACCAATCCAGCGCATCACCGGCACGGCCATGCTGTTACCCAATGCCTTGTAGCGTGGCCCATCAGGACAGGCGGTGGCTGGTTTGTTTCGCCATGCTATGCGCGTGTAGTCGTCTGGGAACCCCTGCAAGCGCTCGCATTCGCGTGGGGTCAGGCGGCGCACGGACATGCCGTGTTGAAGGTGCTGGTCTGTACCCGTCGACAGGGTGAAGGCAGTATCGTCGCTGCCGAGATAGCCCTTGCCCCCGCCTTTGCAGCCGCAACGCACCTTGAAGGCGTGGGCAGGGGCTGGAAAGCCAAAATACCCGTCAACAGTGCCGCCTCCTTCGCGACCGCGAATGGCAAGGGAACAGGGCACGAACAGGCCGGCACCTCCGAGGGCATGTTGGTCTTCACGCCCTTGCTTGGCTCCGAAAGCGGCGTTTAGCGTCGGCGCTATATCCACGGGCCACGGGATGAGATTCTCCGTCTCCGGATCCATCCGCTGGCCTTGTGAAGCCAAGAGAGGCTTTGCTGCTATGTAGGTGTCCGCGTCAGCCCTGTGGCTTGAATTGGCCCGGGCGCGTAGGCATGCAGCTACGTCAGGGGTGGAGTGGCCTCTTGATGGTCCGTTTGAGTCTCCGCCTGCGCTGTCTGCGAAAGAGCCCGACGCAATTGCTCTGGTAATCTCTTTCCCCGCTTCTCTGCTCGGCGCAGGATTCCCCGACAGGCTGTGCCGCTCAAAAAGAACCGCTGCGGCACGTCGCCAGTCTCCAAGATGTCCGACAACGAACACGCGACGCCGTCGCTGGGGTACTCCAAAGTATTGAGCGTCAAGAATGCGGTAGGCGAACCCATACCCGAGTTGCGCCAAGCCCCCGAGAAAGGCTCCAAAGACCCGTCCGCGGTCAATCGACAGGACTCCGGGGACGTTCTCCCAGACCACCCATCGGGGGCGTATGTCTGCAAGAAGGCGTAGGAATGCGAGGGTGAGGTTGCCACGAGGGTCATCCAGTCCTCTTCGGAGGCCTGCGACACTGAACGCCTGACAGGGAGTCCCGCCGACCACAAGGTCAACTGTTCCACGGTACTGCTCCATAACGATTGTGGTGAAGTCGCCAAGGTTCGGCACATTGGGGAAGTGATGCGCCAGAACGGCGCATGGAAATGGCTCGATTTCAGCGAACGCGACGGGGTGCCATCCAAGAGGGTGCCAAGCCACGGTTGCGGCCTCGATGCCCGAGCATATGGAGATGTAGCGCATGGTCATCTTCTCTTTCCGAGCCATCGGCCATCGCGGCAGCGCTTTTCGCACCACGCCAGAGGGAGCCATTGCCAAGGCGGCGTGGTGATAGGGCAGGGGCGCAGGTGTGGATGCATGTTGAGCATGTGTCGTAAGGCCGGGATGCTGGATGCCCCGACAGAGTGCGGGGAGTTCGGACGGCAGCGCTTAGGATCGTAGGGCATCAGTTCCTCCGTGCCTGAATGCTTGCTCGTTTGTTCCAGAGCGCGGCGTAAAGAGCGTGAAGGCTCTTATGCCGGCTGATGCCCATGGTCACAGATCCGCCGTTCCGGTAGCGTTCGGGAGTGAGGCCGTTGAACACGCGGTCGCATTGATCGAGGGCTTGAAGGAGGGCTTTGCCGTTCGCTCGTGTGCAGTGGCGGTGGAATGCCAACGCGGCGCAGGCCAGAGCTTCAAGCACGTCGTGCTCGACGACTTCGACCGTGATCGTGCCTTCGCGGGAGTTGTCGGGCATTGGAGGGTCACCGGAGATGAACAGGGGTACGCCAGCCTTCAAGGCCCGTGCATCGGTCGAGTTCATCACTGATCCCGCTCTCTGGCACGGACGAGCACGTCCTCCAGTTCTTTGATGGCTGCGCGAAGCTTGGGCATGAGGTCTGTATAGTGCGCCCCGGCCCGTGCTGCCCTAGTGAACTCCGTCACTGCCTCGTAGCCCTGCAAGCACTCGTCTTCCATGTTCAGCCCATCGGGAGCCCCGCCGAGGGGGCGCAGCCCGTAGCCCATGAACCCGGCAATGGCCTCAAGGGGGGCGACGGAATTGCATGCACGCATGAGCGGCACCAAAGACTCGACGCCGAGCTTTGCGCCTGAATCGTAGGGTGAGAGCTCGCGCGAGAGCGTGGACTTGTGCTTGCCGATCTCGGCAGAGATGGCCGTTAGGGTGCGGCCCGAGTTCTCCACCATGTCCATGAGGACATCTTCAAGTGCTCGCATGGTTAAACAGCCTCCTGAGGAGTTTCATTTTAGCTTCGTGCCGGACGGGGTAGGGTGTGAGCATGGAAACGCTACACGTTAACGTCGCCCGCCTTAGGCGTTTGATAGGCCTCATAGCCGTTGCAAGGCTCACTAATGAGCAAAACGTGGCGAGGATGCGCGTACCCACTGCCGGACGCGATCTTCCCAACCAGACGCTCGGCGCAGTGGTTAAGATTGCTTTGAAGCATCATGTTGATGGCTGCGCGGCTTGCGCGGAGTGCTGGGGGAGGTTGGGGTGCCAGCAAAAAGGTCAGGGCGCAGCTGCTCAAAGCTGATTCCGAGAGATCGTGCATAGGCGGCGCACGAGCCCAAATCAGGGAAAGACTTCCCTCGACAATGGCGCCATACCGTTGGGGTTTTCAGGCCTGACATGCGGGCAAGCGCTGAATAACTCAGACCTTGCTCTTCTCTGATTCTGTCGATGATGTTCATATTTAAAATATTACATCGGTGAAACATGACGGTCAACGCTTCGCGCATGTCGATGCAACGAGTTGGCTGCTACCAAGCGAACTATGAAGGCAAACCTTATCAACAAAAGAGCTTGGGACTCCATCTTGGCCAAGGTCAAAGACCTTGTTGAGCAAGGCATGACCTATAGCGCCATTGGAAAGATGCTCGGGAAGTCACCCGCCACCGTTAACAGGTGGGTCACGACTGGTGTGGGCGGAGATTCCACGCCTTTTGTCAATATGCTTCAATATATGGAAGCATTAGGACTTAAGTGGGGCGACATCGTTGAAAACCTTGAGCCTGCAGCCTGTGGTTACGGCTATGTTCGTAAGGTGCAAGCTAAGCTCGGAGCTGGCTCAAGCCTCATCACAAATGGAGATCTGGAAGGGATGTACGCGTTCCGGCAAGACTTCATCAATGAGATGGGAGGCAATCCTGAGTCGCTGGTCATGTTTGATGTAATCGGAGCTAGCATGGAGCCAACTATACCCGATGGCTCCACCGTCCTTGTCAACCTGCGCGACACTTCAATCCGATCAGGGCTGATATACGCAGTGCGCGTTAACGACGAATTGCTGGTGAAGCGACTGATTCAAGAGCCTGGGCGCCTGCTATGTCACAGCGACAACCCAACGTTCGGCGATACTGTGATTGATGGAGAGAACCCGAACTTTGAGGTCTTCGGCAGGGTACGATGGCTTGCGAAACGAATGTAGCGGCACGTAAAGATGAGCTAAAGCCCAACTCGGGCAACACGCTAGTGAGGAAAAGGCATGTGCGCTGGAGAAGACCAAGGCAATATTTTAGTTTTCAAGAAGGACAACAAGTTACCCAGCATAATCAATTCGACTGAACTCGGGGAGTACTTCAAAAACTCAAATTCAAACACATATCAAGATATACTAAATAACCTGAACAGCATTTCAACAGCGCTGGATATTAAGTCGCTTATAGGTGACGGGGAAACATTTCAAATCATCGCAAAGAACGCAGACTTGATTGCTCCAGGTCAAGATGGACTTTATCCAGCAGTGTTAAGAGGCAAAGATGGGCGCATAGTCGAACACATAAAACTACGCAAAGCTGGCTTTGACTGCATGCAAGCGGCTCGCGTTGTTGGCACTCAGTTCATGCTTTTAAATATCGCTATGAAACTCGACGCCATCGATAAAAAGCTGGACACAATCAATAGCAATTTTCATATAGATCGCATTGCAAAGATTAAGTCTGGTCTTTCATCGCTTCGTACACTCCACCATTATGAGCAAGAGATTAGAGACCAAGAGGTCAGCAATACTCTTCAAA
This window encodes:
- a CDS encoding type II toxin-antitoxin system PemK/MazF family toxin, with protein sequence MDKTSCNYSVGDIVYCDFPATDMSETKDRPTLIVAQVMGDDVLVCMITKRKSNFEDCIEITSKDIENGNLIYEPSYVRPVRLATVHKKIIRRVSGRLSDAKISEVLSLLRETFASPQAKQSLKKAGLSS
- a CDS encoding DUF1064 domain-containing protein — its product is MNKTEARYAEHLEGLMLAGHIVGWDYEGVKLRLAEKTFYTPDFLVICADGSVELHEVKGHWEDDARVKIKVAAKQKPWFTFVAVKAGKGGAWEYERF
- a CDS encoding DNA cytosine methyltransferase, translated to MSVRRLTPRECERLQGFPDDYTRIAWRNKPATACPDGPRYKALGNSMAVPVMRWIGERIQSTLNTQIKNQKASTACTASGNHQRGMRGSAMADNPQHVSTTVLRSYYDRMYAFGTNSTDTLSPSERDAS
- a CDS encoding phage regulatory CII family protein, with amino-acid sequence MRALEDVLMDMVENSGRTLTAISAEIGKHKSTLSRELSPYDSGAKLGVESLVPLMRACNSVAPLEAIAGFMGYGLRPLGGAPDGLNMEDECLQGYEAVTEFTRAARAGAHYTDLMPKLRAAIKELEDVLVRARERDQ
- a CDS encoding helix-turn-helix domain-containing protein, whose translation is MREALTVMFHRCNILNMNIIDRIREEQGLSYSALARMSGLKTPTVWRHCRGKSFPDLGSCAAYARSLGISFEQLRPDLFAGTPTSPSTPRKPRSHQHDASKQS
- a CDS encoding S24 family peptidase, encoding MAKVKDLVEQGMTYSAIGKMLGKSPATVNRWVTTGVGGDSTPFVNMLQYMEALGLKWGDIVENLEPAACGYGYVRKVQAKLGAGSSLITNGDLEGMYAFRQDFINEMGGNPESLVMFDVIGASMEPTIPDGSTVLVNLRDTSIRSGLIYAVRVNDELLVKRLIQEPGRLLCHSDNPTFGDTVIDGENPNFEVFGRVRWLAKRM